One Neovison vison isolate M4711 chromosome 2, ASM_NN_V1, whole genome shotgun sequence genomic window carries:
- the SYNPO2L gene encoding synaptopodin 2-like protein isoform X1: MGAEEKVLVTLSGGAPWGFRLQGGAEQRKPLQVSKIRRRSQAGRAGLRERDQLLAINGVSCTSLSHASAMSLIDASGSQLVLTVRRVEDEGPVRSPSPGELQVLSPLSPLSPEPHGTPVPQPLQPGSLLSPPDSEAYYGETDSDADGPAAQEKPRRPRRRGPTRPSPPGALPDEVYLSDSPAEPAPAAASPPSQGDSRVSSPSWEGGTALQLPPAEALLLPHGPLRPGPHLIPMVGPVPHPVAEDLTTTYTQKAKQAKLQRAESLQEKSVKEAKTKCRTIASLLTAAPNPHSKGVLMFKKRRQRAKKYTLVSFGAAAGPGAEEEDGVPPTSESELDEEAFSDARSLTNQCDWDSPYLDMELARPGSAAAEAQGGQLSEASGRGAQLFEQQRQRTASSTQELAQDRPVAMPNGQGLQSPPRAQSAPPEAAMLPSSPSPAPVASPRPFFPGGGAPTPAPNIFNRSAKPFTPGLQGQRPGTTSVIFRPLAPKRASESLGGFSSAPPPFQSPPQGPTPLSSHVPASGSPITPRSSGPVTATSSLYIPAPNRPVTPGGTPEPPAPPSAAAMTSTASIFLSAPLRPSAHPEAPAPGPGAPEPPSAREQRISVPAARTGILQEARRRGTRKQMFRPGKEETKNSPNPELLSLVQHLDEKPRAGGAESGPEEDALSLGAEACNFMQPPGGRSYKTPSHVTPKTPPPMAPKTPPPMAPKTPPPVAPKPLSRGFLDGLVNGAAPLAAISEPTRLQGRGGELFAKRQSRADRYVVEATPSAGLGLGPRPRSPSPTPSLPPSWKYSPNIRAPPPIAYNPLLSPFFPQAARTLPNKAQSQGPRATPKQGIKALDFMRHQPYQLKTAMFCFDEVPQTPGPSSLGPPKTARVQEIRRFSTPAPQPTAEPLAPTVLAPRAATTLDEPIWRAELASTPVLSPAPPPESPRGLGTSPSSCGFQVARPRFSATRTGLQAHVWRPGAGHH, translated from the exons ATGGGTGCTGAGGAGAAGGTGCTGGTCACATTGTCAGGGGGAGCCCCCTGGGGTTTCCGACTTCAGGGGGGGGCCGAGCAGAGGAAACCTTTACAGGTGTCCAAG ATCCGAAGACGGAGCCAGGCTGGCAGAGCAGGACTCCGAGAGAGGGACCAGCTTTTAGCTATCAACGGGGTCTCCTGCACCAGCCTCTCTCATGCAAGTGCCATGAGCCTCATTGATGCCTCAGGGAGTCAACTTGTCCTCACGGTGCGGAG GGTAGAGGATGAGGGGCCTGTGCGGTCTCCATCCCCTGGTGAGCTTCAGGTGTTGTCACCCTTATCTCCACTGAGTCCTGAGCCCCATGGCACTCCAGTCCCCCAGCCTCTTCAGCCTGGGAGCCTCCTCTCGCCCCCTGACAGTGAAGCTTACTACGGAGAGACAGACAGTGATGCAGATGGCCCTGCCGCCCAGGAGAAGCCCCGCCGACCCCGCCGCAGAGGCCCCACGAGGCCCTCCCCTCCGGGAGCCCTACCTGATGAGGTCTACCTATCCGACAGCCCTGCAGAGCCAGCACCTGCAGCCGCTAGTCCTCCCAGTCAGGGTGACAGCCGTGTGAGCTCCCCATCTTGGGAGGGTGGGACAGCCCTTCAGCTACCCCCAGCCGAGGCCCTGCTGTTGCCCCACGGCCCCCTCCGGCCTGGGCCTCATCTCATCCCTATGGTGGGGCCTGTTCCCCACCCGGTGGCAGAAGACCTCACTACTACCTACACCCAGAAGGCCAAGCAAGCCA AACTGCAACGGGCAGAGAGTCTCCAAGAGAAGAGTGTGAAGGAGGCCAAGACCAAATGCCGGACGATTGCATCCCTACTAACTGCAGCCCCTAATCCCCACTCCAAGGGGGTGCTTATGTTTAAGAAACGACGGCAGAGAGCCAAGAAGTACACCCTAGTGAGCTTTGGGGCTGCGGCTGGGCCAGGTGCTGAGGAAGAAGACGGGGTCCCTCCAACGAGCGAGTCGGAGCTGGATGAGGAGGCCTTCTCTGACGCCCGCAGCCTCACCAACCAGTGCGACTGGGACAGCCCCTATCTGGACATGGAGCTGGCCAGACCAGGCTCAGCTGCAGCAGAGGCCCAGGGCGGGCAGCTGAGTGAGGCCTCCGGCAGAGGGGCCCAGCTCTTTGAACAGCAGCGCCAGCGCACAGCCTCCAGCACCCAGGAGCTGGCCCAGGACAGGCCAGTAGCCATGCCCAACGGGCAGGGCCTGCAGTCACCACCTCGGGCCCAGAGTGCTCCTCCGGAGGCGGCTATGCTCCCATCCAGCCCTTCACCAGCCCCTGTAGCTAGCCCTAGACCCTTCTTCCCAGGCGGTGGAGCCCCAACTCCAGCTCCAAACATCTTTAACCGGTCAGCCAAACCCTTTACGCCAGGCCTACAAGGGCAGCGGCCGGGTACCACTTCGGTTATTTTCCGGCCCTTAGCTCCCAAGAGGGCGAGCGAAAGCCTGGGAGGCTTCAGCTCCGCCCCACCGCCCTTCCAGTCCCCTCCACAGGGACCCACCCCTCTGTCCAGCCACGTGCCAGCCTCCGGTTCCCCCATCACTCCACGCTCCTCAGGCCCCGTAACAGCTACCAGTTCCCTGTACATCCCAGCCCCCAATCGTCCTGTAACGCCAGGAGGAACCCCAGAGCCTCCCGCTCCTCCTAGCGCCGCTGCCATGACCTCCACCGCTTCTATCTTCCTATCGGCCCCTCTGCGACCCTCTGCGCACCCAGAGGCTCCCGCCCCAGGCCCCGGGGCACCTGAGCCCCCCAGCGCTCGGGAGCAGCGCATCTCCGTGCCAGCTGCCCGCACTGGCATTCTCCAGGAGGCCCGGCGACGGGGAACCCGGAAGCAGATGTTTCGTCCGGGAAAGGAGGAGACAAAGAACTCGCCCAACCCCGAGCTGCTATCGTTGGTGCAGCACCTGGATGAAAAACCCCGGGCCGGCGGAGCGGAATCCGGTCCAGAGGAGGATGCTCTGAGCCTCGGGGCTGAAGCCTGCAACTTCATGCAGCCACCAGGGGGCAGGAGTTACAAGACTCCGTCTCACGTGACACCTAAAACCCCTCCTCCAATGGCACCCAAGACTCCGCCCCCGATGGCTCCCAAGACTCCACCTCCAGTGGCTCCTAAACCCCTGTCTCGAGGGTTCCTTGATGGTCTAGTGAATGGGGCAGCGCCTTTGGCTGCAATCTCTGAGCCCACAAGGcttcagggcaggggtggggagctgtTTGCCAAGCGGCAAAGCCGAGCAGACAGGTATGTGGTGGAAGCTACACCTAGTgctggccttggccttggcccTCGTCCCAGAAGCCCTTCCCCTACACCCTCACTGCCCCCTTCCTGGAAATATTCACCCAACATCCGTGCCCCACCTCCTATTGCTTACAACCCACTGCTTTCACCCTTCTTCCCCCAGGCTGCCCGAACTCTCCCTAATAAGGCCcagtcccagggtcctcgggCGACCCCCAAGCAGGGTATCAAGGCCCTGGATTTCATGCGGCACCAGCCCTACCAACTTAAAACTGCCATGTTCTGTTTCGATGAGGTTCCCCAAACTCCTGGCCCCAGCTCCTTAGGGCCCCCCAAAACTGCCCGAGTGCAGGAGATCCGCCGATTTTCCACTCCAGCACCCCAGCCCACTGCAGAACCCCTGGCCCCCACTGTACTAGCCCCCCGAGCAGCCACTACATTGGATGAGCCCATCTGGAGAGCGGAGCTGGCCTCAACCCCTGTCCTTAGCCCAGCCCCTCCTCCAGAGTCTCCCAGGGGTCTTGGGACTTCCCCCAGCTCCTGTGGCTTCCAGGTAGCCAGGCCCCGGTTCTCAGCCACAAGAACTGGATTGCAGGCTCATGTGTGGAGGCCAGGGGCAGGCCACCACTGA
- the SYNPO2L gene encoding synaptopodin 2-like protein isoform X2 translates to MENFEPISQEPFSQASCNKAPDPASGLQDPFYAELQRAESLQEKSVKEAKTKCRTIASLLTAAPNPHSKGVLMFKKRRQRAKKYTLVSFGAAAGPGAEEEDGVPPTSESELDEEAFSDARSLTNQCDWDSPYLDMELARPGSAAAEAQGGQLSEASGRGAQLFEQQRQRTASSTQELAQDRPVAMPNGQGLQSPPRAQSAPPEAAMLPSSPSPAPVASPRPFFPGGGAPTPAPNIFNRSAKPFTPGLQGQRPGTTSVIFRPLAPKRASESLGGFSSAPPPFQSPPQGPTPLSSHVPASGSPITPRSSGPVTATSSLYIPAPNRPVTPGGTPEPPAPPSAAAMTSTASIFLSAPLRPSAHPEAPAPGPGAPEPPSAREQRISVPAARTGILQEARRRGTRKQMFRPGKEETKNSPNPELLSLVQHLDEKPRAGGAESGPEEDALSLGAEACNFMQPPGGRSYKTPSHVTPKTPPPMAPKTPPPMAPKTPPPVAPKPLSRGFLDGLVNGAAPLAAISEPTRLQGRGGELFAKRQSRADRYVVEATPSAGLGLGPRPRSPSPTPSLPPSWKYSPNIRAPPPIAYNPLLSPFFPQAARTLPNKAQSQGPRATPKQGIKALDFMRHQPYQLKTAMFCFDEVPQTPGPSSLGPPKTARVQEIRRFSTPAPQPTAEPLAPTVLAPRAATTLDEPIWRAELASTPVLSPAPPPESPRGLGTSPSSCGFQVARPRFSATRTGLQAHVWRPGAGHH, encoded by the exons ATGGAAAACTTTGAGCCCATCAGCCAAGAGCCCTTCAGCCAAGCCAGCTGCAACAAAGCCCCAGATCCAGCTTCTGGGCTCCAGGACCCATTCTATGCAG AACTGCAACGGGCAGAGAGTCTCCAAGAGAAGAGTGTGAAGGAGGCCAAGACCAAATGCCGGACGATTGCATCCCTACTAACTGCAGCCCCTAATCCCCACTCCAAGGGGGTGCTTATGTTTAAGAAACGACGGCAGAGAGCCAAGAAGTACACCCTAGTGAGCTTTGGGGCTGCGGCTGGGCCAGGTGCTGAGGAAGAAGACGGGGTCCCTCCAACGAGCGAGTCGGAGCTGGATGAGGAGGCCTTCTCTGACGCCCGCAGCCTCACCAACCAGTGCGACTGGGACAGCCCCTATCTGGACATGGAGCTGGCCAGACCAGGCTCAGCTGCAGCAGAGGCCCAGGGCGGGCAGCTGAGTGAGGCCTCCGGCAGAGGGGCCCAGCTCTTTGAACAGCAGCGCCAGCGCACAGCCTCCAGCACCCAGGAGCTGGCCCAGGACAGGCCAGTAGCCATGCCCAACGGGCAGGGCCTGCAGTCACCACCTCGGGCCCAGAGTGCTCCTCCGGAGGCGGCTATGCTCCCATCCAGCCCTTCACCAGCCCCTGTAGCTAGCCCTAGACCCTTCTTCCCAGGCGGTGGAGCCCCAACTCCAGCTCCAAACATCTTTAACCGGTCAGCCAAACCCTTTACGCCAGGCCTACAAGGGCAGCGGCCGGGTACCACTTCGGTTATTTTCCGGCCCTTAGCTCCCAAGAGGGCGAGCGAAAGCCTGGGAGGCTTCAGCTCCGCCCCACCGCCCTTCCAGTCCCCTCCACAGGGACCCACCCCTCTGTCCAGCCACGTGCCAGCCTCCGGTTCCCCCATCACTCCACGCTCCTCAGGCCCCGTAACAGCTACCAGTTCCCTGTACATCCCAGCCCCCAATCGTCCTGTAACGCCAGGAGGAACCCCAGAGCCTCCCGCTCCTCCTAGCGCCGCTGCCATGACCTCCACCGCTTCTATCTTCCTATCGGCCCCTCTGCGACCCTCTGCGCACCCAGAGGCTCCCGCCCCAGGCCCCGGGGCACCTGAGCCCCCCAGCGCTCGGGAGCAGCGCATCTCCGTGCCAGCTGCCCGCACTGGCATTCTCCAGGAGGCCCGGCGACGGGGAACCCGGAAGCAGATGTTTCGTCCGGGAAAGGAGGAGACAAAGAACTCGCCCAACCCCGAGCTGCTATCGTTGGTGCAGCACCTGGATGAAAAACCCCGGGCCGGCGGAGCGGAATCCGGTCCAGAGGAGGATGCTCTGAGCCTCGGGGCTGAAGCCTGCAACTTCATGCAGCCACCAGGGGGCAGGAGTTACAAGACTCCGTCTCACGTGACACCTAAAACCCCTCCTCCAATGGCACCCAAGACTCCGCCCCCGATGGCTCCCAAGACTCCACCTCCAGTGGCTCCTAAACCCCTGTCTCGAGGGTTCCTTGATGGTCTAGTGAATGGGGCAGCGCCTTTGGCTGCAATCTCTGAGCCCACAAGGcttcagggcaggggtggggagctgtTTGCCAAGCGGCAAAGCCGAGCAGACAGGTATGTGGTGGAAGCTACACCTAGTgctggccttggccttggcccTCGTCCCAGAAGCCCTTCCCCTACACCCTCACTGCCCCCTTCCTGGAAATATTCACCCAACATCCGTGCCCCACCTCCTATTGCTTACAACCCACTGCTTTCACCCTTCTTCCCCCAGGCTGCCCGAACTCTCCCTAATAAGGCCcagtcccagggtcctcgggCGACCCCCAAGCAGGGTATCAAGGCCCTGGATTTCATGCGGCACCAGCCCTACCAACTTAAAACTGCCATGTTCTGTTTCGATGAGGTTCCCCAAACTCCTGGCCCCAGCTCCTTAGGGCCCCCCAAAACTGCCCGAGTGCAGGAGATCCGCCGATTTTCCACTCCAGCACCCCAGCCCACTGCAGAACCCCTGGCCCCCACTGTACTAGCCCCCCGAGCAGCCACTACATTGGATGAGCCCATCTGGAGAGCGGAGCTGGCCTCAACCCCTGTCCTTAGCCCAGCCCCTCCTCCAGAGTCTCCCAGGGGTCTTGGGACTTCCCCCAGCTCCTGTGGCTTCCAGGTAGCCAGGCCCCGGTTCTCAGCCACAAGAACTGGATTGCAGGCTCATGTGTGGAGGCCAGGGGCAGGCCACCACTGA